One genomic region from Biomphalaria glabrata chromosome 7, xgBioGlab47.1, whole genome shotgun sequence encodes:
- the LOC129927229 gene encoding uncharacterized protein LOC129927229, which produces MPTKGYMFGKKKRYCKPRGRHASKTNAQLQSSVLDTAGSEAATTQPASAAERKISLTAVTNADNTNKRLPEDFIYVMMNSMQLTTMVSLLCCPHCFDNKLTMCITQSKGMAHLIKIKCLNCETYLWSDWTSKKSNDVHLDINVRAVAALKESGISHSKFDRFCGLMSMPCMHRNTYNNLANIVNTAIIEAGEECMIRASAVVHGRNISQPLTTDERISSTGCPVITVSFDGTWHKRGHSSHSGIGTVIDFDTGLVIDTEVLSNYCHVCDSNSAELNFDASKHMCQKNFSGSANAMEAAAASKIFSRSVASRKLVYGTMLCDGDSKSHSSAITNSGYDVEILKEDCINHISKRMFNALNNLKMSNKKELNYRLTKPKIEKITNYYSKALRQNAPDIQKMKLAVMGSFFHMMSSDLDHNHRLCPDGATSWCHFKRSEALKQPYKKHNQTITSEIGKLLFPIMKRLTDTDLLKRCSRMGTQNANESFHSLIWQRCPKTEFATLKTVRAATYLAVLAFNNGPVGIRSVFDILGIPWTLKNISSSEKKQNVKLQLVRKRKSIALVSRRKNLKKRRIEHEHRAEVLEGPTYQSGHFNE; this is translated from the exons atgccaacaaaaggttatatgtttggaaagaaaaaacgttactgtaagcccagaggacgacatgcttcaaagacaaatgcacaattacaaag ctCTGTTTTGGATACAGCTGGATCTGAAGCAGCAACAACACAGCCTGCAAGTGCAGCTGAGCGAAAAATATCCCTAACTGCAGTTACTAACGCTGATAACACCAATAAGAggctgcctgaagatttcatatacgtcatgatgaattcaatgcaattgaccacaatggtctccttgttgtgctgtccacattgcTTTGACAACAAATTAACTATGTGCATCACACAATCAAAAGGCATggctcatttgattaaaatcaaatgccTAAATTGTGAAACATATTTGTGGTCCGACTGgacctcaaaaaaaagtaatgatgttcatctggatattaatgtccgcgctgtcgctgcattaaaagaatctggaatctcgcattctaaatttgataggttttgtggacttatgagtatgccctgcatgcacagaaatacttataacaatctagctaacatagtcaatactgctataattgaagctggtgaagaatgtatgattagggcatctgctgttgtgcatggaagaaacatttcacaacctCTAACTACAGATGAAAGAATAAGTTCAACAGGCTGTcctgttattacagtttctttcgatgggacttggcataaaaggggccactcatctcattcaggaattggcacagttattgattttgatactggactcgtcatcgacaccgaagtcctatcaaattattgccatgtttgtgattcaaactctgcagaactaaattttgatgcctctaagcatatgtgtcaaaaaaacttcagtggCTCAGCAAATGCAATGGAGGCCGCAGCAGCATCCAAAATCTTTTCGCGCTCTGTGGCATCCAGAAAACTTGTTTATGGCACGATGCTGTGTGATGGCGATAGTAAATCGCATTCATCTGCCATTACCAACTCAGGAtatgatgtagaaatcttaaaagaggactgcattaaccacatctcaaaaagaatgtttaatgctttgaacaatttaaaaatgtctaacaaaaaagaactaaattataggcttacaaagccaaaaattgaaaaaattacaaattactaTTCCAAAGCTCTGCGCCAAAATGCTCCCGACAttcaaaaaatgaagctggctgttatgggctcattttttcatatgatgAGCTCAGACCTAGATCATAACCACAGGTTGTGTCCTGATGGCGCTACATCTTGGTGTCACTTTAAGAGATCAGAGGCACTAAAACAGCCATATAAAAAACACAACCAGACCATCACATCAGAAATAGGTAAACTGTTATTTCCTATAATGAAAAGACTAACAGACACAGATCTGTTAAAAAGATGTTCTAGAATGGGAACACAAAACGCCAATGAATCTTTTCATTCCCTCATTTGGCAAAGATGCCCCAAAACAGAATTCGCAACATTAAAAACGGTAAGGGCTGCGACATACCTTGCTGTTTTAGCCTTCAATAATGGACCTGTTGGCATCAGATCAGTTTTTGACATATTAGGCATTCCCTGGACACTAAAGAACATTTCTTCTAGtgagaaaaagcaaaatgtcaaactacagcttgttagaaaaagaaaatcaatcgCATTAGTGTCCAGGAGAAAGAACTTGAAAAAACGAAGAATTGAGCATGAGCACCGGGCAGAGGTTCTAGAAGGTCCAACCTATCAATCAGGCcattttaatgaatag